Proteins co-encoded in one Rhopalosiphum maidis isolate BTI-1 chromosome 2, ASM367621v3, whole genome shotgun sequence genomic window:
- the LOC113553556 gene encoding cytochrome c oxidase subunit NDUFA4-like produces the protein MVMPGMTIESLKKHKSLIPLFFCLGIGMAGAGFYLTRLAMKSPEVTWHPKKNQEPWEEYKQKTYKFYSTSSDPPVSPAPKY, from the exons atggttatGCCAGGAATGACTATAGAGAGCTTGAAAAAACATAAGTCC ttaatcccattatttttttgtctggGTATTGGTATGGCGGGTGCTGGTTTTTACTTGACTCGACTGGCAATGAAAAGCCCTGAAGTGACATGGCACCCAAAGAAAAATCAAGAGCCTTGGGaagaatataaacaaaaaacttacaaa ttttattctACCAGCTCAGACCCTCCAGTAAGTCCAGCAcctaaatattag
- the LOC113553933 gene encoding protein CNPPD1-like, with amino-acid sequence MTSSKYCLKTRNRMKLPNAKKLDNEQDHDLFLSKFTSALCGDSFNRLPLNSTLGRLPLSELAQELKTGKLISKFEDFDYYTDGEDESPYVYTCSFVLAIMYFERLKVSNPNYLKSINSSELFLISLLVASKYLHDDGELDSAINSEWAIAYGISLKTINQMEKDYLSAMNWEFFISDEEFTNRHKEIVNQLYGDIKKSNCVLLKMFLLISSVVQKIRKLYRRKIVRQKMKHMIAMSTVITVVTATTMQLNAGNQKLVQELYKQIESDPNYPTIPSTQTNNIVKSENVKNISKEWPSSKLLQLLDHLLLMNICVSNNDRQLSFQTTLSKPNKYQFRNISDFKSIIFFNYLTTINYTY; translated from the exons ATGACATCATCGAAGTACTGTTTGAAAACTCGTAATAGAATGAAACTTCCAAACGCTAAG AAATTGGACAACGAACAGGACCATGATTTGTTTCTGTCAAAGTTTACTTCAGCACTTTGTGGTGACAGTTTCAACAGACTCCCGCTTAACTCCACTTTAGGACGACTGCCATTATCTG AATTAGCTCAGGAACTTAAAACAGGGAAATTGATATCAAAATTTGAAGATTTTGATTATTACACTGATGGTGAAGATGAATCACCATATGTGTATACATGTTCATTTGTATTGgctataatgtattttgaacGACTTAAAGTATCAAATCCTAACTATTTGAAATCTATTAACTCATCTGAATTATTTCTGATATctttg ttagttGCGAGTAAATATCTTCATGATGATGGTGAACTAGATTCTGCAATAAATAGTGAATGGGCTATCGCTTATGGTATTAGTCTAAAAACTATCAATCAAATGGAAAAAGATTATTTATCAGCTATG aattgggaattttttataagtgatGAAGAATTTACAAATAGACATAAAGAAATAGTTAATCAACTATATGGTGATATCAAGAAATCCAACTGTGTACTATTGAAAATGTTCCTATTAATCTCATCagttgtacaaaaaataagaaaa TTGTACCGAAGGAAAATTGTACGCCAAAAAATGAAACATATGATCGCCATGTCAACTGTTATCACTGTGGTTACAGCAACTACTATGCAACTTAACGCTGGAAATCAAAAGTTGGTTCAAGaattgtataaacaaattgaGTCTGATCCAAATTACCCAACAATTCCCTCTACACAAACAAATAACATAGTAAAAtcagaaaatgttaaaaatatttctaaagaaTGGCCTTCATCTAAATTACTACAGCTGTTAGACCATTTGTTACTGATGAACATATGCGTATCTAACAATGATCGTCAATTATCATTTCAAACTACCCTTAGTAAACCAAACAAATACCAATTTCGAAATATTTcagattttaaaagtattatattttttaattatttaacaactataaattatacatattga
- the LOC113552701 gene encoding replication factor C subunit 2-like, with the protein MEVDNPEESTLTTAVVDPMEGSSTSITDGLTTVTPQTTIKSDLNMPWIEKYRPKSFTDIVGNEETVLRLEKFSLCGNVPNIIIAGPPGVGKTTTILALARILLGSAFKEAVLELNASSDRGIETVRNKIKMFAQQKVTLPPGRHKIIILDEADSMTDGAQQALRRTMELWSNTTRFALACNNSDKIIEAIQSRCAMLRYGKLSDQEVMAQILKVCKHEEVSFSADGLEAVVFTAQGDMRQALNNLQSTWNGFRHVNSANVFKVCDEPHPLLVKEMLLECADQNISKAYKIMAHLSKLGYAPEDIITNIFRVSKHLEIKESLKLKFIQEIGMVHIRIVEGMNSLLQLSGLLAKLCTVAAITEN; encoded by the exons ATGGAAGTCGATAACCCAGAAGAAAGTACCTTAACCACGGCCGTAGTAGATCCTATGGAAGGATCTTCGACCAGCATAACTGACGGATTAACCACCGTGACTCCTCAAACAACTATTAAAAGTGACTTAAATATGCCATG gATTGAAAAATATCGTCCAAAATCATTTACTGATATTGTGGGAAATGAAGAAACAGTCTTGAGACTGGAAAAGTTTTCTTTGTGTGGAAATGTaccaaacataattattgct GGTCCTCCTGGTGTTGGTAAAACAACAACTATATTGGCTCTGGCTAGAATACTTCTAGGTAGTGCATTTAAAGAAGCTGTATTAGAATTAAACGCGTCCAGTGACCGTGGTATTGAAacagtacgaaataaaatcaaaatgtttgcCCAGCAAAAAGTTACATTGCCTCCTGgtagacataaaataattattttggacGAGGCCGATAG TATGACTGATGGAGCTCAACAAGCACTTAGGCGTACTATGGAATTATGGAGTAATACAACAAGATTTGCACTAGCTTGTAACAATAGTGACAAAATTATTGAAGCAATTCAATCACGTTGTGCCATGTTGCGATATGGAAAGCTTTCTGATCAAGAAGTTATGGCACAGATTCTTAAAGTCTGCAAACACGAAGAG GTATCATTCAGTGCTGACGGTTTAGAAGCTGTTGTATTTACTGCTCAAGGTGACATGCGACAAGCGTTGAACAATTTACAATCCACTTGGAATGGTTTTAGACACGTCAATAGTGCAAATGTATTCAAAGTTTGTGATGAGCCACATCCCCTACTTGTTAAAGAAATGTTATTGGAATGTGCTGATCAAAATATCTCTAAGGCGTACAAA ataatGGCCCATTTATCGAAACTAGGTTATGCCCCTGAAGACattattacaaacatatttagAGTTTCTAAACATTTGGAAATTAAGGAAtctctgaaattaaaatttatacag gaGATTGGAATGGTTCACATAAGGATTGTTGAAGGAATGAACTCACTACTTCAATTATCAGGATTATTAGCTAAGTTGTGCACAGTAGCTGCCATaacagaaaattaa
- the LOC113553326 gene encoding U11/U12 small nuclear ribonucleoprotein 48 kDa protein-like: MNLSTEELLSRKDMLKQFENYIDNTKNTLKCLVEKVGWTLDETPIKDNFVKCPLNSEHRMLPSKLESHCQKCLLKKNGYDSSHSFYPSYNLSTPSDRTVTIDEITQMRILETAYNESNSTLNINLKPREVSQSIERYACDFTPDERRALYDSAVKHTRPPNYKDVKNDFTGVDVFNKSDDKPKTELELLQEQRDLKRRRAAYRGKRVHTDRKSYVEVLREVVEGLTNSFSHSEDKLVGIQTSNTVTETKPNARFMYKYEGNRNYSGNPYIRWLDIKTEESKLLKYCQKKSESSYQDVSTSKIHCKDKTGFKRSRKSRSKSKSRKSRSKSRENPSIGELKLKRSWRSRSRSLCKETKYKRPKIRSKSKESIYIENKHKRSRKHKTRSKSKESESRRIRSRSLSIESTHKRFKKHKTRSKSKEPENVKCSGSLASYNNLVSEKESTLLFKSSNTHKKKKKHKSKKNSSKSPRRSHKNKKNVIDVCENINDEISNDNDIIHPIYKS; encoded by the exons atgaatttatcaACAGAAGAATTACTTAGCAGAAAAGACATGttgaaacaatttgaaaactatattgataatacaaaaaacacaCTTAAGTGTTTAGTCGAAAAAGTTGGATGGACATTGGATGAGACACCAatcaaa GATAATTTTGTGAAGTGTCCATTAAATAGTGAACACAGAATGTTGCCATCTAAACTCGAAAGTCATTGTCAAAagtgtttattgaaaaaaaatggatatGATTCATCTCATTCATTTTATCcttcttataatttatcaacacCTTCGGACCGGACTGTGACAAttg ATGAAATTACTCAAATGCGTATTTTGGAAACTGCCTACAATGAATCAAATTCAACTTTAA atataaaccTTAAGCCTAGAGAAGTTTCCCAAAGTATTGAACGCTATGCTTGTGATTTTACTCCTGATGAGAGAAGGGCATTATATGATAGTGCTGTAAAACACACCAGACCGCCTAATTACAAGGAtgtcaaaaatgattttacagg TGTGgatgttttcaataaaagcGATGATAAACCTAAAACCGAACTTGAGCTTTTGCAAGAGCAAAGAGACTTAAAACGTAGAAGAGCTGCTTATCGAGGAAAACGAGTTCATACAGATAGAAAATCTTATGTAGAA gtTTTAAGAGAAGTAGTTGAAGGATTAACAAATAGTTTTTCTCATTCAGAAGATAAATTAGTGGGCATTCAAACTTCAAATACTGTTACAGAGACTAAACCAAATGCCCgttttatgtacaaatatgaAGGTAATAGAAATTATAGTGGTAATCCATACATTCGTTGGCTTGATATTAAGACAGAggaatctaaattattaaagtattgtcAAAAGAAGAGTGAGAGTTCATATCAAGATGTTTCTACATCTAAAATTCATTGTAAAGATAAAACTGGTTTTAAAAGATCAAGAAAAAGTAGATCTAAATCGAAATCAAGAAAAAGTAGATCCAAATCAAGAGAAAACCCATCAATtggtgaattaaaattaaaaagatctTGGAGATCTAGGTCTCGCTCATTATGTAAAGAAACCAAGTATAAGAGACCTAAAATCCGTTCTAAATCCAaagaaagtatttatatagaaaataaacataaaagatCTAGAAAACATAAAACTCGATCGAAATCTAAAGAAAGTGAGTCTAGAAGGATTAGAAGTCGATCGTTATCTATAGAAAGTACacataaaagatttaaaaagcATAAAACAAGGTCTAAGTCAAAAGAACCTGAAAACGTTAAATGTTCTGGGAGCCTtgctagttataataatttagttagtgAAAAAGAGTCCACACTACTATTTAAATCAAGTAATActcataaaaagaaaaaaaagcatAAAAGTAAGAAAAATAGTTCTAAAAGTCCTAGAAGATctcataagaataaaaaaaatgttattgacgTTTGTGAAAACATTAATGACGAAATATCAAATGATAATGACATTATCCACCCCATCTATAAGTcataa